The Impatiens glandulifera chromosome 3, dImpGla2.1, whole genome shotgun sequence genome contains a region encoding:
- the LOC124932581 gene encoding calcium-dependent protein kinase 26-like isoform X2 — protein sequence MGNICRGSIGDKSFQGYNQSEEHIASKHDNSFVYSVISDKSQTGVTSQRPNNNDNSNERRKNTRSFADKDDNMRRNSDNQAYYVIGHKTANIRDLYTLGRKLGQGQFGTTYLCTEISTGTDFACKSISKRKLIAKEDVEDVRREIQIMHHLAGHKNIVTIKGAYEDPLYVHIVMELCAGGELFDRIIQRGHYSERKAAELTKIIVSVVEACHSLGVMHRDLKPENFLLVNKDDDFSLKAIDFGLSVFFKPGQIFSDVVGSPYYVAPEVLLKHYGPKADVWTAGVILYILLSGVPPFWAETQQGIFDAVLKGDLDFESDPWPLISESAKDLIRKMLCCRPDGRLTAHGVLCHPWICENGVAPDKALDAAVLSRLKQFSAMNKLKKMALRVIADNLSEEELAGLREMFTAMDTDNSGAITFDELKVGLRRYGSTLKDTEIRDLMDAADVDDSGTIDYGEFIAATIHLNKLEREEHLMAAFKYFDKDGSGYITVDELQQACADHHMTDVFLEDIIKEVDQDNDGRIDYQEFVAMMQKGNAGGVGRRTMRSSLSMRDPPEEAQ from the exons ATGGGCAATATATGCCGTGGATCTATCGGAGATAAAAGTTTTCAAGGATATAACCAGTCGGAAGAACATATTGCCTCTAAGCACGATAATTCCTTTGTGTACTCTGTTATAAGTGATAAATCTCAAACCGGAGTGACCTCTCAGAGGCCTAATAATAACGATAACAGCAACGAGCGCAGGAAGAATACACGTTCTTTCGCAGATAAAGACGACAACATGAGACGCAACAGTGACAACCAAGCTTATTATGTTATAGGTCACAAGACTGCCAATATCCGTGATCTATATACCTTAGGACGTAAATTAGGTCAAGGACAATTTGGTACGACTTATTTATGCACAGAGATTTCAACAGGTACTGACTTCGCCTGTAAATCAATTTCCAAGAGGAAGTTGATAGCGAAAGAGGATGTGGAGGATGTGAGAAGAGAGATTCAAATAATGCACCACTTAGCTGGTCATAAGAATATTGTGACCATTAAGGGTGCTTATGAGGATCCCTTGTATGTTCATATAGTTATGGAGCTTTGTGCTGGTGGGGAATTGTTTGATAGAATCATTCAAAGGGGACACTACAGTGAACGAAAGGCTGCTGAATTAACCAAGATTATTGTTAGTGTTGTTGAGGCCTGCCACTCGCTTGGAGTTATGCATAGAGATTTAAAGCCTGAAAACTTTCTGCTTGTAAACAAGGATGATGATTTCTCACTCAAAGCCATCGATTTTggactctcggttttcttcaaaccAG GTCAAATTTTTAGTGATGTTGTTGGCAGTCCATATTATGTTGCTCCTGAGGTGCTTTTGAAGCATTATGGACCCAAAGCAGATGTTTGGACTGCAGGCGTTATTCTCTATATACTACTAAGTGGTGTACCGCCATTTTGGGCAG AGACGCAACAAGGTATATTTGATGCTGTTCTAAAGGGGGATCTTGACTTCGAGTCAGACCCATGGCCTCTGATATCTGAGAGTGCTAAAGATTTGATCAGGAAGATGCTATGCTGCAGACCAGATGGTCGATTAACTGCTCATGGAGTCCTGT GCCATCCTTGGATTTGTGAAAATGGAGTTGCCCCTGATAAAGCTCTGGATGCTGCTGTCCTCTCTCGTCTCAAACAATTTTCTGCAATGAATAAACTGAAGAAGATGGCTTTACGG GTTATAGCCGACAACCTGTCAGAAGAAGAGCTTGCTGGTCTAAGAGAGATGTTTACAGCCATGGATACTGATAATAGTGGTGCAATCACATTTGATGAACTTAAGGTTGGTTTAAGAAGATATGGTTCTACCTTGAAAGACACTGAGATACGCGACCTCATGGATGCT GCCGATGTTGATGACAGTGGCACCATTGACTATGGTGAATTCATTGCTGCAACTATTCATCTGAACAAACTGGAGCGTGAAGAACATCTCATGGctgcatttaaatattttgacaaagatGGGAGTGGCTATATTACAGTTGATGAGCTTCAGCAGGCTTGTGCAGATCATCACATGACTGATGTTTTTTTGGAGGACATTATCAAAGAAGTTGATCAAGACAAT GATGGAAGAATTGATTACCAGGAATTTGTTGCCATGATGCAAAAGGGCAATGCTGGAGGAGTAGGAAGACGAACTATGAGAAGCAGTTTGAGCATGAGAGATCCTCCAGAAGAAGCTCAATAA
- the LOC124932581 gene encoding calcium-dependent protein kinase 26-like isoform X1 yields MGNICRGSIGDKSFQGYNQSEEHIASKHDNSFVYSVISDKSQTGVTSQRPNNNDNSNERRKNTRSFADKDDNMRRNSDNQAYYVIGHKTANIRDLYTLGRKLGQGQFGTTYLCTEISTGTDFACKSISKRKLIAKEDVEDVRREIQIMHHLAGHKNIVTIKGAYEDPLYVHIVMELCAGGELFDRIIQRGHYSERKAAELTKIIVSVVEACHSLGVMHRDLKPENFLLVNKDDDFSLKAIDFGLSVFFKPGQIFSDVVGSPYYVAPEVLLKHYGPKADVWTAGVILYILLSGVPPFWAGTTRVHFFLFLFHILITKMFHHLSETQQGIFDAVLKGDLDFESDPWPLISESAKDLIRKMLCCRPDGRLTAHGVLCHPWICENGVAPDKALDAAVLSRLKQFSAMNKLKKMALRVIADNLSEEELAGLREMFTAMDTDNSGAITFDELKVGLRRYGSTLKDTEIRDLMDAADVDDSGTIDYGEFIAATIHLNKLEREEHLMAAFKYFDKDGSGYITVDELQQACADHHMTDVFLEDIIKEVDQDNDGRIDYQEFVAMMQKGNAGGVGRRTMRSSLSMRDPPEEAQ; encoded by the exons ATGGGCAATATATGCCGTGGATCTATCGGAGATAAAAGTTTTCAAGGATATAACCAGTCGGAAGAACATATTGCCTCTAAGCACGATAATTCCTTTGTGTACTCTGTTATAAGTGATAAATCTCAAACCGGAGTGACCTCTCAGAGGCCTAATAATAACGATAACAGCAACGAGCGCAGGAAGAATACACGTTCTTTCGCAGATAAAGACGACAACATGAGACGCAACAGTGACAACCAAGCTTATTATGTTATAGGTCACAAGACTGCCAATATCCGTGATCTATATACCTTAGGACGTAAATTAGGTCAAGGACAATTTGGTACGACTTATTTATGCACAGAGATTTCAACAGGTACTGACTTCGCCTGTAAATCAATTTCCAAGAGGAAGTTGATAGCGAAAGAGGATGTGGAGGATGTGAGAAGAGAGATTCAAATAATGCACCACTTAGCTGGTCATAAGAATATTGTGACCATTAAGGGTGCTTATGAGGATCCCTTGTATGTTCATATAGTTATGGAGCTTTGTGCTGGTGGGGAATTGTTTGATAGAATCATTCAAAGGGGACACTACAGTGAACGAAAGGCTGCTGAATTAACCAAGATTATTGTTAGTGTTGTTGAGGCCTGCCACTCGCTTGGAGTTATGCATAGAGATTTAAAGCCTGAAAACTTTCTGCTTGTAAACAAGGATGATGATTTCTCACTCAAAGCCATCGATTTTggactctcggttttcttcaaaccAG GTCAAATTTTTAGTGATGTTGTTGGCAGTCCATATTATGTTGCTCCTGAGGTGCTTTTGAAGCATTATGGACCCAAAGCAGATGTTTGGACTGCAGGCGTTATTCTCTATATACTACTAAGTGGTGTACCGCCATTTTGGGCAGGTACTACACGTGTCCATTTTTTTCTGTTCCTTTTCCATATATTAATCACTAAAATGTTTCATCATCTTTCAGAGACGCAACAAGGTATATTTGATGCTGTTCTAAAGGGGGATCTTGACTTCGAGTCAGACCCATGGCCTCTGATATCTGAGAGTGCTAAAGATTTGATCAGGAAGATGCTATGCTGCAGACCAGATGGTCGATTAACTGCTCATGGAGTCCTGT GCCATCCTTGGATTTGTGAAAATGGAGTTGCCCCTGATAAAGCTCTGGATGCTGCTGTCCTCTCTCGTCTCAAACAATTTTCTGCAATGAATAAACTGAAGAAGATGGCTTTACGG GTTATAGCCGACAACCTGTCAGAAGAAGAGCTTGCTGGTCTAAGAGAGATGTTTACAGCCATGGATACTGATAATAGTGGTGCAATCACATTTGATGAACTTAAGGTTGGTTTAAGAAGATATGGTTCTACCTTGAAAGACACTGAGATACGCGACCTCATGGATGCT GCCGATGTTGATGACAGTGGCACCATTGACTATGGTGAATTCATTGCTGCAACTATTCATCTGAACAAACTGGAGCGTGAAGAACATCTCATGGctgcatttaaatattttgacaaagatGGGAGTGGCTATATTACAGTTGATGAGCTTCAGCAGGCTTGTGCAGATCATCACATGACTGATGTTTTTTTGGAGGACATTATCAAAGAAGTTGATCAAGACAAT GATGGAAGAATTGATTACCAGGAATTTGTTGCCATGATGCAAAAGGGCAATGCTGGAGGAGTAGGAAGACGAACTATGAGAAGCAGTTTGAGCATGAGAGATCCTCCAGAAGAAGCTCAATAA
- the LOC124931574 gene encoding probable serine/threonine-protein kinase PIX13 — MGICWSSVSSSNNQTPGTTGRLSSTVSQTTSNTTTSNGSNVSGNSKFSAASGVDDSHPDGQFLPDANLRVFTYLELKSVTRNFRPDTVLGEGGFGKVHKGWLDEKSSSKSSTGTVVAVKKLNTDGMQGFEEWKTEVNFLGRISHPNLVKLLGYCLEEENLLLVYEFMQKGSLENHLFGRGSSVQPLLWETRIKILIGAARGLAFLHSLKKQVIYRDFKASNILLDGSYNAKISDFGLAKLGPSESQSHVTTRVMGTQGYAAPEYVATGHLYVKSDVYAFGVVLVEMLTGLRALDERRPGGKQKLVDWIKPYLSDRRKLKNIMDSRLEGRYPSKSAVLVAQLALTCLGPEQKTRPSMKQVVAKLEEIETGSMKPMNSPPPSKNSTRQTTTQRHVRPPLHHRSPLHPRLN; from the exons ATGGGGATATGCTGGAGTTCCGTCTCCTCCTCCAACAATCAGACTCCCGGCACCACCGGTCGTCTTAGTTCAACAG TATCACAGACGACAAGCAACACAACAACTTCCAATGGAAGTAATGTTTCTGGAAACAGCAAATTCTCAGCTGCTAGTGGTGTTGATGACTCGCATCCAGATGGCCAGTTCTTACCTGATGCCAATCTTAGGGTCTTCACTTACTTAGAGCTAAAGTCTGTCACTAGAAATTTTAGGCCTGATACAGTTCTAGGTGAAGGAGGTTTCGGAAAGGTTCACAAAGGCTGGCTTGATGAGAAGTCTTCCTCAAAGAGTAGTACTGGGACAGTTGTTGCTGTTAAGAAATTGAATACAGATGGTATGCAAGGGTTTGAAGAGTGGAAG ACTGAGGTGAATTTCTTAGGAAGGATTTCTCATCCTAACCTTGTTAAACTGCTGGGATACTGTTTGGAGGAAGAAAACCTACTCCTAGTCTACGAATTTATGCAGAAGGGCAGCTTGGAGAACCACTTATTTGGGA GAGGTTCGTCTGTTCAGCCACTCCTATGGGAAACACGCATCAAGATATTGATAGGTGCAGCTCGAGGCCTTGCATTCTTGCATTCATTGAAAAAACAAGTCATATACCGAGATTTTAAAGCGTCTAATATACTTCTAGATGGG TCTTATAATGCCAAAATATCAGATTTTGGTTTGGCAAAATTGGGTCCTTCTGAGAGTCAATCACATGTAACTACAAGGGTTATGGGAACACAAGGCTATGCTGCACCAGAATATGTTGCCACAG GCCATCTATATGTAAAGAGTGATGTATACGCTTTCGGTGTCGTACTAGTTGAGATGCTAACTGGTTTACGAGCATTAGACGAACGAAGACCAGGCGGAAAACAAAAACTTGTGGATTGGATAAAACCATATTTATCCGATAGAAGAAAGTTGAAGAACATAATGGATTCTAGATTGGAAGGAAGGTATCCTTCAAAATCTGCAGTACTTGTAGCTCAACTCGCTCTAACCTGTCTCGGTCCAGAACAAAAAACAAGACCGTCCATGAAACAAGTCGTCGCAAAATTGGAAGAGATCGAGACAGGTAGCATGAAACCGATGAATTCTCCTCCTCCATCGAAGAACTCAACTCGCCAAACAACAACTCAGAGACATGTCCGACCACCTTTGCATCATCGTTCGCCTCTTCACCCGAGACTAAATTAA